In Agarivorans gilvus, one genomic interval encodes:
- a CDS encoding LPP20 family lipoprotein, translating into MNNLYFKFWFSSLAVLLLIACSPRTQIQQVEWTYQPPGDFTIVNAVGYAPISQQRGADLASKQLHAMKASKLDAYRELSEQVYGQRIDSSSTVSDLVLGNERLAASVAGVIRGAKVVKSYSVDDVYVTELQLDFRDVYRVTMSMAPTRHLESQKTIQF; encoded by the coding sequence ATGAACAATCTGTACTTTAAATTTTGGTTTAGCAGCCTTGCTGTTTTGTTGTTGATTGCTTGCTCTCCGCGTACCCAAATTCAACAGGTGGAGTGGACTTATCAACCACCAGGTGATTTTACTATTGTTAATGCCGTGGGGTATGCTCCGATTAGCCAGCAACGCGGCGCTGATTTAGCAAGTAAGCAGTTACATGCCATGAAGGCGTCTAAGCTAGATGCCTATCGAGAGCTATCTGAACAAGTTTATGGTCAGCGCATTGACAGTAGTTCTACGGTTAGCGACTTAGTATTGGGTAACGAGCGTTTAGCTGCTTCTGTTGCTGGGGTGATTCGTGGTGCTAAGGTAGTGAAATCTTATTCGGTAGATGATGTGTATGTCACTGAGCTACAACTCGATTTTAGAGATGTGTACCGAGTCACTATGTCTATGGCCCCAACGCGCCATCTAGAGAGCCAAAAAACCATTCAATTCTAG
- a CDS encoding FlgO family outer membrane protein → MRYTILVAALLVLQGCNTSLHHVSNYPYVEPREQQEAALFAHVDELSEQLTDDLELGEKDTVAISTVVDLDNLQSSDSFGRQVAEAMFAALSQKGIHTIEPRLTGRLQMDPGFGEFSLSRDAQLLREQMQITYVVVGSFQRTDSGRHVNLRLVELSSQNVVAAAYQFIPNSAGATSPRVTSVNGSLQRHEQSVL, encoded by the coding sequence ATGCGATATACAATATTAGTGGCAGCGTTGCTGGTGTTACAAGGCTGTAATACTAGCTTGCATCATGTTTCTAATTATCCCTATGTTGAGCCTCGTGAGCAACAGGAGGCGGCGTTATTCGCCCATGTAGATGAGCTTTCGGAACAGTTAACCGATGATTTGGAGCTGGGCGAAAAGGATACGGTGGCGATTAGCACGGTGGTTGATTTAGATAATTTGCAAAGCAGTGATAGCTTCGGGCGGCAAGTGGCGGAGGCAATGTTTGCCGCTTTGTCGCAAAAGGGTATTCATACCATCGAGCCTCGGCTAACTGGCCGGCTACAAATGGACCCAGGCTTCGGCGAATTTTCCTTGTCGCGAGATGCGCAGTTGCTGCGCGAGCAGATGCAAATTACTTACGTGGTGGTGGGCAGTTTTCAACGAACCGACTCTGGTCGCCACGTGAACCTGCGATTAGTTGAGTTATCTAGTCAAAATGTGGTGGCTGCGGCCTATCAATTTATTCCAAATAGTGCGGGGGCCACTTCGCCACGTGTCACTAGTGTGAATGGGAGCTTGCAGCGTCATGAACAATCTGTACTTTAA
- a CDS encoding flagellar assembly protein T N-terminal domain-containing protein, which translates to MKILILMIGMLLCSTSQAEWYEAKGQATIVNNQIDQARSTAMQEAVKQLLLYSGASVTSISQVNGGRLTLDQLEVVSKGSLHNLTVLDEGQQGQQFYVILQADVFPEASQCKASGYSKNLLLLPPYLKQQHQARVGQLQELSPAVEQRTYDIARQVGKQFNIKHPPKLPLNYYKPGEHNYKGIKDVADRYGAQYLLGLEIENISLDRVYKPKVINFSYPQRYFVINARVYNAIDLEEIYNKRFSVNAPWEFDAREIISPYTAEFWLSAYGQTVNNTLQQILGEVDALLACQPLQGSVVKVLGPDRWQINLGKANQLNRGMLLTLIQQNYHWGEWDIPRQEQSLTGSEVRIEQVYQDSAIVVALDPSMTANIQLGDLVSKQ; encoded by the coding sequence ATGAAAATACTTATTTTGATGATAGGAATGCTACTTTGCAGTACCAGCCAAGCGGAGTGGTATGAAGCGAAGGGACAGGCAACTATTGTTAACAACCAGATTGACCAAGCACGCAGCACTGCCATGCAAGAAGCAGTTAAACAGTTGCTATTGTATTCTGGTGCCTCTGTCACCAGCATAAGCCAAGTCAACGGTGGTCGGCTTACGCTCGACCAGCTAGAGGTGGTATCTAAAGGTTCACTACACAACCTCACCGTATTAGATGAAGGGCAACAAGGGCAGCAGTTTTACGTGATCTTGCAAGCCGATGTCTTTCCCGAAGCCAGTCAATGTAAAGCCAGCGGTTATAGTAAAAACCTGTTGTTGCTGCCCCCTTACTTAAAGCAACAGCACCAAGCACGAGTCGGCCAGTTACAAGAACTGTCTCCGGCTGTAGAGCAACGAACCTACGACATAGCTAGACAAGTGGGTAAGCAATTTAATATCAAGCATCCACCTAAATTGCCACTCAACTATTACAAACCGGGTGAGCACAACTACAAAGGCATTAAAGATGTCGCCGATCGCTACGGTGCACAGTATTTATTAGGACTAGAAATAGAAAACATATCTTTAGACCGAGTCTATAAACCCAAGGTGATTAACTTTAGCTACCCGCAACGCTACTTTGTTATCAATGCGCGAGTTTATAACGCCATTGATCTAGAAGAAATCTACAACAAACGCTTCTCGGTGAACGCGCCTTGGGAGTTTGACGCTCGTGAGATCATCTCCCCCTACACTGCGGAATTTTGGTTATCAGCCTATGGCCAAACCGTGAATAACACTCTGCAACAGATCCTAGGGGAAGTGGATGCCTTACTTGCTTGCCAGCCATTACAAGGCAGCGTGGTTAAAGTATTAGGTCCTGATCGCTGGCAAATCAATCTCGGTAAGGCCAATCAATTAAATCGCGGCATGTTACTTACCCTAATCCAGCAAAACTACCACTGGGGAGAATGGGACATTCCCCGCCAAGAACAAAGCCTCACCGGCAGTGAGGTACGGATCGAACAGGTCTATCAGGACAGCGCCATTGTGGTGGCGCTAGACCCAAGCATGACCGCCAATATTCAATTAGGCGACCTCGTCAGTAAGCAATAA
- a CDS encoding methyl-accepting chemotaxis protein — MKMFTKTLILFVSIATFASAVASLFTANVAINQMKTALFESRQDQLVSLQNVTASAVNNYSQTLATRIVDYSQQPQIKQSAERLYGAFFPYAFLQGKENIITQRQELSQYYQTTIASYLKQQALDNTFSQLAKPQELNDHAVAVQYKFLLKTDADLNHKDSVLDPGDGTSFALAHKKMHQNLATLMQRFGLADVAMVAIETSQVFYSAKKMLDFGTNMLDGPYQNTGMAQAYKMAKDLPQGEYSFVDFQFYPPAYGEYSAFLSAPIFVEDEPFAVLVFRINTKRISELMTFNGEWATSGLGERGEAYLVGDDEMIRTNSRLLIENPSAFNKVENAAELQAVQNLGSNAGYTKLSYSAVNEALAGQSGVQQSNNLFDQQSIFAYAPINFIGKPWAIIAEYNVDEALAVTNSVAHSIFIMSVVVTLVIIVISLAVSIAVARSLITPIKQTGSSLHEMSSGNGDLTLRLEKKADNEIGFLATGFNAFVEKVQNLVNSAMKSFTDVESSVDRMTSISEQNQKVVEDELAQTELVATAVSELSSSAQSVDDSAKYAAGVTQDAKDKGDLAMLSLKQTLHGFDQLFEQIKESSSSIETLEKDVGNITAILDVIKGVAAQINLLALNAAIEAARAGEAGRGFAVVADEVRSLAEQTQKSTVEIESLIEVLTNSTSQAVGSIEQSHELSQKGRETVNETAEALQQIVASIDTVNEVNAQIATAANEQSAVATDLSENIVNIKNASELNSNQIHQLVEEFQRLKDHAAEVNKQFSSFKVN, encoded by the coding sequence ATGAAGATGTTTACCAAGACCCTGATCCTGTTTGTATCTATCGCAACCTTTGCCTCGGCAGTGGCTTCCCTATTTACTGCTAATGTCGCTATCAACCAGATGAAAACAGCGCTTTTTGAATCGAGGCAAGACCAGCTCGTATCACTACAAAATGTCACTGCCAGTGCGGTTAACAACTACTCGCAAACCCTCGCTACCCGCATCGTTGATTACTCTCAGCAACCGCAAATTAAGCAATCGGCGGAGCGTTTATATGGCGCATTTTTTCCTTATGCCTTTTTGCAAGGTAAAGAAAACATCATTACTCAGCGCCAAGAATTAAGCCAATACTACCAAACCACTATCGCTTCCTATCTAAAACAACAAGCTCTAGATAATACTTTTAGTCAGCTCGCCAAACCCCAAGAGCTAAACGACCACGCGGTGGCAGTGCAATATAAGTTTTTGCTTAAAACCGATGCCGACTTAAACCATAAAGACAGCGTATTAGATCCCGGCGACGGCACCTCTTTTGCCTTAGCGCATAAAAAGATGCATCAAAACTTGGCTACCTTAATGCAACGCTTTGGTCTGGCCGATGTGGCAATGGTCGCCATCGAAACCTCGCAAGTCTTTTACTCGGCCAAAAAAATGCTCGACTTCGGCACCAATATGCTGGACGGCCCTTACCAAAATACCGGTATGGCTCAAGCCTATAAAATGGCTAAAGACCTACCCCAGGGTGAATACAGTTTTGTAGACTTTCAGTTTTACCCGCCCGCTTATGGCGAGTACTCGGCTTTTTTATCCGCTCCAATATTTGTAGAAGATGAACCCTTCGCTGTTCTAGTGTTTCGAATTAACACTAAACGAATTAGCGAGTTAATGACCTTCAATGGTGAATGGGCCACCTCAGGCTTGGGTGAGCGAGGCGAAGCCTACCTAGTTGGCGACGATGAAATGATCCGTACCAACTCACGTTTATTAATAGAAAACCCTAGCGCGTTTAATAAGGTAGAGAATGCCGCCGAACTACAAGCCGTGCAAAACCTAGGCAGCAACGCCGGTTACACCAAACTATCTTATTCAGCCGTGAATGAAGCCTTAGCGGGTCAGTCTGGCGTGCAACAGTCAAACAACCTGTTTGATCAGCAAAGCATCTTTGCTTACGCCCCGATTAATTTTATTGGCAAGCCTTGGGCGATTATCGCTGAATACAATGTTGATGAAGCCTTAGCGGTCACCAATAGTGTCGCCCACTCTATTTTCATTATGTCGGTGGTGGTCACCTTGGTGATTATTGTTATCTCGTTGGCAGTGAGTATTGCTGTAGCACGCAGCCTAATTACTCCAATTAAACAAACCGGCTCGTCACTGCACGAAATGTCTAGCGGCAATGGCGACCTTACTCTACGCCTTGAGAAAAAAGCCGATAACGAAATTGGCTTCTTGGCAACGGGTTTTAACGCCTTCGTTGAGAAGGTACAAAACTTGGTAAATTCGGCAATGAAGAGTTTTACCGATGTAGAGAGTTCGGTCGACCGCATGACCAGCATTTCAGAGCAAAACCAAAAAGTGGTAGAAGACGAATTAGCCCAAACCGAACTCGTTGCCACTGCGGTGTCTGAGCTTAGCTCCTCAGCGCAAAGTGTTGACGACAGCGCCAAATATGCCGCAGGCGTCACTCAAGACGCTAAAGATAAAGGCGATTTGGCGATGCTCAGCCTTAAACAAACGCTGCACGGCTTTGACCAATTATTTGAACAAATTAAAGAGAGCAGCAGTTCAATTGAAACCCTCGAAAAAGACGTGGGTAACATCACCGCCATTTTAGATGTGATTAAAGGCGTAGCGGCACAAATTAATTTGCTCGCGCTTAATGCTGCCATTGAAGCAGCCCGCGCCGGCGAAGCGGGCCGCGGCTTTGCCGTGGTGGCCGATGAAGTGCGCTCACTAGCAGAGCAAACCCAAAAAAGTACGGTAGAGATTGAGTCCTTGATTGAAGTACTCACCAACTCCACCAGCCAGGCGGTGGGCTCTATCGAGCAAAGCCATGAACTTAGCCAGAAAGGCCGAGAAACCGTCAATGAAACGGCTGAAGCCTTGCAACAAATCGTCGCCTCTATTGATACAGTGAACGAAGTGAATGCACAAATCGCCACCGCCGCCAATGAGCAATCAGCAGTGGCGACCGATTTGTCGGAAAACATTGTGAACATTAAAAATGCCAGCGAACTTAACTCAAACCAAATCCATCAATTGGTTGAAGAGTTCCAGCGCTTAAAAGACCATGCTGCGGAAGTCAATAAACAGTTCTCATCTTTTAAAGTAAACTAA
- a CDS encoding UvrD-helicase domain-containing protein, whose translation MTIQTLISHGPSPSLTVVGDDWQSIYRFSGGKLELTTRFKELVGQ comes from the coding sequence ATGACAATTCAAACGTTGATATCACATGGCCCATCTCCCTCGCTCACAGTCGTAGGCGATGATTGGCAATCCATTTACCGTTTCTCTGGAGGCAAGCTTGAGCTGACCACCCGCTTTAAAGAGCTTGTTGGCCAATAG
- a CDS encoding IS5 family transposase: protein MGKAKGNITNWKLYNSALKQRGSLTFWMDEKAIELWNNTERSGRRGRSQTYSDTAIATALMIKGVFKLPLRALEGFINSLFRLLKVDLKSPDYSCISKRAKTVEVNYRLPSQGQAAHLVIDATGLKVFGEGEWKVRKHGAEKRRVWRKLHMAVDAQSHQIVSAEVSMDWVHDSEVLPTLLRPLRRKVKAVSADGAYDTRQSYQEVQRKKAVALIPPRKNAGMWEAGHPRNVAVKALKQGELENWKRDNAYHLRSLSETAMYRFKQLLSDKLSLRCYNAQVGEIMAGVCALNKMSRLGMPVRQLAE from the coding sequence ATGGGTAAAGCGAAAGGCAACATCACCAACTGGAAGCTGTACAACAGTGCACTGAAGCAACGCGGCTCATTGACCTTCTGGATGGATGAGAAAGCCATAGAACTATGGAATAACACTGAGCGCAGTGGTCGTCGAGGGCGCAGCCAAACTTACAGTGACACCGCTATCGCAACTGCGCTGATGATTAAAGGCGTATTCAAGTTACCACTGCGTGCTCTTGAAGGCTTCATCAACTCATTGTTTCGCCTGCTCAAGGTCGACTTAAAATCTCCCGATTACAGTTGTATAAGCAAGCGAGCAAAGACTGTTGAAGTCAACTATCGCCTACCTAGCCAAGGTCAAGCGGCTCACCTCGTTATCGATGCTACAGGTCTTAAGGTGTTTGGCGAAGGAGAGTGGAAGGTGCGTAAACACGGCGCTGAAAAGCGTCGAGTCTGGCGAAAACTGCATATGGCAGTAGATGCCCAGAGCCATCAGATAGTGAGTGCTGAGGTCTCGATGGACTGGGTTCACGATAGTGAAGTGTTACCCACCTTGTTGAGACCGCTGCGGCGCAAAGTGAAAGCAGTAAGCGCTGATGGTGCCTATGACACACGGCAGAGCTATCAAGAAGTACAACGTAAGAAGGCTGTTGCACTAATCCCTCCACGCAAGAATGCAGGTATGTGGGAAGCGGGTCACCCACGGAACGTTGCAGTAAAAGCCTTGAAGCAAGGTGAGTTGGAAAACTGGAAACGGGACAATGCTTACCATCTTCGTTCACTATCGGAGACGGCGATGTATCGTTTCAAACAACTGCTTAGCGACAAGTTGAGTCTACGTTGTTACAACGCCCAAGTCGGCGAAATCATGGCCGGAGTGTGCGCGTTGAACAAAATGAGCAGGCTAGGTATGCCTGTTCGTCAGCTAGCTGAATAA
- a CDS encoding IS3 family transposase (programmed frameshift), whose translation MKKSRFTETQIVNILKEADAGMKVEDICRKHGMSNATYYKWKSKYGGMDASELKRVKELEEENSKLKKLFAEVSLENHAMKELFRKKGLVTAEKRSCAQLLVGAGLSILKACTLADISRSSYYRPLVDWRQRDAAVIDALNSELKKSPRAGFWKCFGRLRYKGYPFNHKRVYRVYCQMGLNLKRRVKRVLPKRIAQPLQVEAKANYQWALDFMHDGLYCGKRFRTLNVVDEGTRECLAIEVDSSLPAERVVRVLEQIKAERSLPVQLRVDNGPELISARLTDWCEQHHIQLVYIQPGKPQQNGFVERFNGSFRREFLDAYLFESLEQVREMAWFWRLDYNEERTHESLGNLPPAAYRAKLENSTLELSH comes from the exons ATGAAAAAATCACGCTTTACCGAAACGCAGATCGTCAACATTCTCAAAGAAGCTGACGCGGGGATGAAGGTCGAAGATATCTGTCGTAAACACGGAATGAGTAACGCCACGTACTATAAGTGGAAATCTAAGTACGGTGGCATGGATGCTTCTGAACTCAAGCGAGTCAAAGAGTTGGAAGAGGAAAATTCGAAGCTGAAAAAGTTATTTGCCGAAGTCAGTTTGGAAAACCATGCGATGAAGGAACTCT TTCGCAAAAAAGGGCTGGTGACAGCAGAAAAACGGAGCTGTGCCCAATTATTGGTCGGTGCCGGCTTGAGCATTCTGAAAGCCTGTACCTTGGCTGACATCAGCCGTTCAAGTTATTACCGGCCATTAGTCGATTGGCGTCAAAGGGATGCTGCTGTCATTGATGCGTTGAATTCTGAGCTTAAGAAGTCCCCCAGAGCGGGCTTTTGGAAGTGCTTTGGCCGACTGCGTTACAAAGGGTATCCATTCAATCATAAGCGCGTTTATCGCGTGTATTGCCAAATGGGACTCAACCTTAAACGGCGGGTTAAACGAGTATTACCGAAGCGAATTGCGCAACCATTACAGGTTGAAGCGAAAGCCAACTATCAATGGGCCTTAGATTTTATGCATGACGGACTTTATTGCGGGAAACGCTTCCGCACACTTAATGTAGTAGATGAAGGTACGCGGGAATGCCTTGCCATTGAGGTAGATAGTTCATTGCCAGCAGAGCGCGTTGTACGCGTACTTGAGCAAATTAAAGCTGAGCGTAGTCTACCGGTTCAATTACGAGTCGATAACGGGCCTGAGCTTATCTCGGCAAGGCTGACAGATTGGTGTGAACAGCACCATATTCAACTGGTTTATATCCAGCCAGGTAAGCCTCAGCAAAACGGATTTGTGGAACGTTTCAATGGCTCGTTCCGTCGAGAATTTTTGGATGCGTATTTATTTGAATCGCTAGAACAAGTCCGAGAAATGGCTTGGTTCTGGCGTTTGGATTACAACGAAGAACGAACCCATGAAAGTCTCGGTAATTTGCCACCGGCTGCTTACCGAGCAAAACTGGAAAACTCTACTTTAGAACTGTCTCATTAA